In Anomaloglossus baeobatrachus isolate aAnoBae1 chromosome 6, aAnoBae1.hap1, whole genome shotgun sequence, the genomic stretch tagtgaatcactgaatggactcctgccacatccttgactacccattccacaaaagtactaaatgcctcaaaataagcacacgaaatggaacagcccatcggcaggcaacgatccacatagtaatcaccatcccacatacaccctaagagatgaaggctctctggatgcaccgggagtaaatgaAAAGCtgtttctacatccgcctttgccatcagggccccccgccctgcaacccttaccaactgcaaggccttatcgaacgatacataacataccgccgacaactctggtgatatcccatcattcaccgacagtcccgccggataagataaatgatgaatgagccgaaatttgttcggctccttcttaggtaccaccccaagcggggaaatccttaagttggagaatggcgggtcccggaatgggcccgccatcctccctaactccacctccttttgcagcttttccttcaccacctccggatgttcttttgcggacctcaaattccccgggcgaaacaccggcgcctcagattcaaacggaatccgaaaaccgtccGTAAAACCACTTGCCAACAACTCTGCCGCCTGaacatttaaatagggaagcatcgcctctaccctcactggcgtcctccctttttccagacccctcccccgcctttcctttacctttcttgaagcacctggccaaggagtgggaacctccacatccggaacactcatgtttgaaccgacatgaggccccgaacttacactgtccctcgttatattgccaacaagccccctttttctacCCAGCCGGGGACCCACCGCTCGCAcctgggctcccggcaccccctcgaaagggctgagccggagccatcATTAATTacatccacaaggaaatatccttgtgaCCCCACTggacaccaggccgcagagccttccgttgccggaactgctcgtcatatcttaaccaccctaaacctccgtacactctatacgcctcccctatcgcgtccatatatccaaatagggcggaacaatgctccggctccttttccccgatcatgctggctaagatcgcaaaggcctgtagccagttagtaaacgtcctcgggatcaacctataccttcgtttttcttcgtcctctttctccttttttgtatcacttgacttcactttatccaaattaaacttctccaagggaagcagggaaaaattttccacatactcccctttccatatcttttccctcacctcctttttcaaatggaccCCTAACTGACTTTCAAAACACACATGAATTTCACTCCGCACCCTatcgtccaaccgcacaacctcatcctccttttctttttccttttccgcctccttactcgcacccacttcAGCCGCCCCACCGaccgcctgtcccgcacctaccgccgaggtagggtcccgcgccgcaacctcgcgcaccggcgcctctgtctgcaccacctccgaggggcccacccacgcccccaccggagccccaggcccactcCGACTTACCCGCttcccagacaacccctgcaacacccccaaaagctgcccccaaaactccgggcccggtaaacctGACTGTCCAACCGCCCCCGCCCCCTGCGTAACgcttcccgcggaggaacccccgcctgcactacccacagcattaaacatttctgtcgtccgctcaccaggctgccgttgaaccgaagtcggaacagccgtaccacgatcttcctgctgccgctccatcCGACTCGCCGCTGCCACCGACCCTTCTTCCTCTCCGGAGTCTGAACtgctgcttcaggccacaggggggaccagcaaggggacagcccgcacctggcggccgtcgacccccacggtcaccgcaccccgctcctccgggcgtctcctgCTGGACCTCATTCTTTTGGCGCGACGTGGCGCCTTACCGCCGTCCATCCCTGCCGGTCTCCTGTGTGACTGCTGCGCCGCCGCTGCATCCTCCCCGCtccgtgggctccctccctgccggctGCAGGAAGGCCGTCCTGCTCCTGACACACGCTGGGaaccccccccagcccgatccttgctgggggggaccgtaatccgggaccACATCAGGCCCTCCGGGCCACCGTACTCCTCCCCCGCTCGTCTCTGGCTGCCGCTGCGCTCTACATCTGCTGCCCGTCCTGAGTTCCTCCCCtgctgcctgcagggagtctcctccgcagATCCGGGAtgctgggctccacccccggcccgcacatcaccgggggctgccgctACTCGGGTCCGGGGCCTTGCAGGCCGCAGACcagaagtaggcctcgccgaagctccgccaacttccgacccgcgggatctccggcgaggattcctcccggcggccggcagctccacaGAGGCAGATGCGGGGCTCccttgccccggagggtccccgaaggggctccttgatctcctgctccctctcccgctgggggagtagcgctccggcggccgcgcccgccgagcacgtaggatAGGCCCGGGCGCAGGGGCAGCAGGCATCACTGCTCCAGCAccgcagaccgccgccagctgctcccgcagcacgTCCACACCCAGGACCTCGGATGCCCCGCGCACCAACTCCATCAAAGCGGCGAGGTCAGCCATCGCAGGGGGATGCAGCACAgacgtcctggggcacaaagttcacGGCGACAAAAGGGAGGTAACATTTTCTACACCCCCTTTTATACCTcctactacacccccaccccttccttgctctcctccaatccccccttcagtaccatccaccaatcctatgcccccatatacctcccccatcctaaccaaacccttaactccttactaccctgcactctcccgatcgtcatgggcctgttcacccctatggggctcactgcccttctttgctgTGACTACCATAGACCCTGAGAATGTGTTCTGAAAAATACAGTTGGAATGGAAAACTTGCTTCAGATTTATTGTCTATGGGACCGTCCGGAGCAGGCACATTGTCTGAATTGGTTGGAGTCCAACTGGATGGATTCCAGCTTTTAGCAGATATGACCTATCCACAGGATATGCACATCCTCTAGATTTCTATGAACCTATCCCTGGTCATAGTGGTGGTTTAGGAATGAACGTTAGATATTGTATATAATAGATTATTAGGTTCCAATTGATCAAGGAGttttcaccacttttttggcttaaAACTCCTTGAAATTTTGCAAACTTTTTGATCAATTCTTTAGATTGTTAGTTTATATTAACATATTATTATGTACTTACATCTACATATTCATGGAATGGTGAAAGTCCAAGCTTGCTCCAAAAACGCTTGGTTGCAAGTTCCAGCTTATAAACTCCTTCAACAAAATCTTGTTCGCTGACGAGATCATGGATTTCTCCTTCTTCAGATGTTACTCTTAGAAAAGAGACACATTTATACTGTTATCATGTTTTCTATATTGTTATCATGTTATTCCTAGCACCTTACAAGATCTTAGCTAATGTTAGCATTGGAAGTTATATAAAAAAGCCAGAAACAGTGTTTCATGCATATACATTGTTCAATCACTAAACACATTGCAGGTCACAGCAATTCACAAGTTCTAATTTTCAATACAATGCACAGGAAAAGCATATTGTTTATTAATATATAACCAGTAAGCTTTATCCTACCAAGTGTCTGGTCAGGGCATAGTTATAATGGGTGGAACAGCATCAGGTGAGGTGCGACTAATAACTCTGCACCCATCATAGCTCTACTACAGTATAATAAATGGCACATGGTATGTAAGGGCATCTCTGAGTCTTACAATATTGGTAAAAACCTTAATAGAAGCATCAGTTAAGTAGCCAAGGTGGAATAACATGGTGATGTCCTGTGTGTACCCTGGCACTATGACATCACCATGACACTGCGCCCACGCCGAGACACTGACTGTCTTGTACTTATAggaagctgtgggggcatcatactgtgtgaggggcgttgatggggcatcatactgtgtgaggggagttgatggggcatcatactgtgtgaggggagttgatggggcatcatactgtgtgaggggagttgatggggcatcatactgtgggaagGGAGTtgatggggcatcatactgtgtgaggggagttgatgggggcatcatactgtgtgaggagagttgatggggcatcatactgtgtgaggggagttgatggggcatcatactttgtgaggGGAGTtgatggggcatcatactgtgggaagGGAGTtgatggggcatcatactgtgtgaggggagatgatggggcatcatactgtgtgaggagagttgatggggcatcatactgtgtgaggggagttgatgggggcatcatactgtgtgaggggagttgatggggcatcatactgtgtgaggggagttgatggggcatcatactgtgcgagGGGAGTtgatggggcatcatactgtgtgaggggagtcgatgtggcatcatactgtgtgaggggagttgataggtattgtactgtgtgtagaaGAGTTAAtggggtatcatactgtatgtagggttcTGGGAGTGGAGTTGTACTGTATGGTGGACTGTAGTGGCTTCATTCTGTGTATAAAGTGCTGTGGGGgcgttatactgtgtgtgggggaggtgCTGCTGGGCACATTAACTGTGTGCAGAGGGTTTAggaaccatcatactgtgtgtatgggtttGTAGGAGCCATAATACTGTGTAGGGAAATtttggggccatcatattgtgtggagggctgtgtctacatgtttttttattttgtttccaATAATCTTTCTGCGCTTTATAATTTTTTTTGTAGTGGGACTCATGGGGCATTGAAGTATATGTTGGGGgctcagggggcattattaatgtATGTTTGGGATAAAGATGGCCTTATTATTGTATTTGTGGGAACACAGACATTATTACTGTATGTGTGAGGGACACAGAAAGAAGACTTTCACAGTACGTCGTGAGACCCAGGCACGTTATCACTGTATGTGGGGAGAGGACACAAGGGATATTATTACTGTATGTGGGTGGGATTCAGTGGAGATTTTTACTATATGAGGAGGGAACTCAGGGAACATTATTTCTGAATTTAGAGGACTCAAGGGCATTATCCCTATATGTGAGGGGGctcaggggacattactatatgtgCAGGAACTTGAGACATTACTATGGTACACAGGGTACTCATGGGGCATAATTACTATTGTTGAAGCACTCGAGACATTATTAATTGCTAAGGAGACACTCcagagaatttttttatttttaagatcaCTCAGGGGGCAACGTTAAATGTTAAGGGTGCACTTTAGATCCTTTAATACATTATAGGTGCACTCGGTTTATTATAACCATCAAGGGGTGCAAAGAAGGCTTTATTACTTTCCAAGAGATAAAATTTAAACATTATTACATTGTTTACCATGTAGGGGTCTCACAGAGGGCATTAATATTTTATATTGGGCAACTTTTCTATCTTTAGAGTACAAGGGGAATTTTACTACATACTGGGCACAGCGTAAGACttaggcattattatgtgggacagTAAGAGGTACACAGTTACCATGCTAAATAGCAGCTCCAGTAATAGGGACAAATATGGCAGCAGAAGGTTCAACATTGGCTTGTCACCAGGATGGAGAGTTTGTGAAGGTTGGGATTAGAGGAGTGCAGTGCTGAAAATGGGAGAAGTCAAGTTTATATTTGCTGTAAACCCTGCAGTTGAATCGTGTCTCTCTGAAAGAAGTTGTCATAGCGGTCTGGGTCAGATAGCAAGGACAGTAAAAGTGAACGTTTCCATCAGAAAGAACGTCAACCATAAGTCAATATCTATAAATGCACTGTAATATTTTATTATAAAGGAGAGATATGTGGCACTCGACTTAAACCTGGGTGCTCAAGTTGTATTCCATATTTGTAAGAACTTGATTTGTAACAATTGATGCAGAAAAATAACAAGTATTTTATTTAAAAATGTCACTCTGTTGCATAAACATAACAAGAGAACTGTAAATAATACAGAAATACTATCAGATAGTCAAATTCAAAATATATATAACTAGATATATACAAAAAAATAGGCATGTTGGTACATGCAAAAAAAATATACCAATACATGTAAGCGAAAACATATTTTTTCCAAAATCACTATTGTTTAGGTGACCGTTATTACAATGGGTGAACATAGATAAGGTGTATGGGAGACACAATTAATGTACATGTAAATATGTACTGACATACGCGTATATACATGAAGTTAAAGACATATAAAGTAATGTTAGATAATGAACCTGGATAAATTGTATaatatacagtggcgtaactagaatttgatgggcttTGGTACAAAATTTGGACCAGGACCACCCCAACACTCCAAAGCTCTATTATCCATCTCATCGTCAGCCCCcgactttcccatgctctactattcTTCTTTCCCTCAGAAATtgactttcccatgctttgctatacatattTCCTTCAGCActcggctttcccatgctctgctatacatatttccctcagcactcggctttcccttgctctgctatacatatttccctcagcactcggctttcccttgctctgctatacatatttccctcagcagtcggctttcccttgctctgctatacatatttccctcagcactcggctttcccttgctctgctatacatatttccctcagcagtCGACTTtcccttgctctgctatacatatttccctcagcactcggctttcccttgctctgctatacatatttccctcagcactcggctttcccatgttctgctatacatttttccctcagcacccagctttgccatgctctgcaatagatctttcccttagcacccaactttcccatgctctgctgtacatctttctctcagcacccagctttcccatgatatcagagcagggGAAGAGGCACCATAATGCGCTGCCCTGTGTATGCTTACATAATAAAAGAGTAATGTGGGCTGATTACCGTCATGATGTAATATCCTATCAACCCCTGAGCATACAAAATTAGTATGGTTGTCTTGGTGATGATCGCTATTTTGGTATTGGGCTGGAGGAGTCTGAAGAGGCAAATGGAATTGTCTTGGTAACGAAACTTTGTGATGAAATTTTTCTGGTGATTTTAGTGAACCGGAAGCAAACGGTTCTcaactctaaagctggtgtcacacacagcgacaacgacaacgacgtcgctgctacgtcaccattttctgtgacgttgcagcgacgtcccgtcgctgtcgctgtgtgtgacatccagcaacgacctggcccctgctgtgaggtcgccggtcgttgctgaatgtccagcttcattttttggtcgtcactctcccgctgtgacacacacatcgctgtgtgtgacagcgagagagcgacgaaatgaagcgagcaggagctggcactggcagctgcggtaagctgtaaccagcgtaaacatcgggtaaccaagggaagacctttccctggttacccgatgtttacgctggttaccagcctccgctcttgctgccagcgccggctcctgctctgtgcacatgtggctgcagtacgcatcgggtaattaacccgatgtatactgcagcaaggagagcaaggagccagcgctaagcagtgcgcgcggctccctgctctctgcactgtgacatgtagctgcagcacacatcgggttaattaacccgatatgtactgtacctaggagagcaaggagccagtgctaagtgcggctccctgctctctgcacatgtagcacagcgacgttatgatcgctgctgcgtcgctgtgtttgacagctaagcagcgatcataacagcgacttacaaggtcgctgttacgtcaccgaaaatggtgacgtaacagcaacgtcgttgtcgctgtcgtttagtgtgaacccagcttaagaatgaAAATTGTGTTTGACATTGTTTTATCCCTTTCTATGTTAGTTTTACACATGATTTACATATTTTGTAATTTGTCTAATTTTGCCCACATATTTTTTTGGGATAAAACATGGTAAACACAAAGCCAATTTTTTCCCCAGATATCAGGAAGTTTATTATTCTGAGAGGGAAGTCAGATAATGCCAGAAAGAGGTATATATGGAattcaactgttctcagagtcaGGTGTCACATATAATAAAGAACAGCCCACATACCTAGAAGAGGACAACCACAGACAACTTCCTCCAAAGTTGATTACATTGTTAAGAAAAAGTCTGTATCCGATGTCCATAAAAGTACTGTACAGATTTCACACAAAATGAACACAGAATATTGGATCAAAGTGAGTTGCCAAACTGTTGTGCGACGGCTAAGAGTAGTAGGCTTGAATGCAAGCGTACCAGTCAAGAAGTCTCCTGCACATGGGACGGGAGCTAAAACTACAAGAACcggggttcccaagtagcttcaggccacagggattCATCTTTACCAGCGCAAGAAGGAAGGACCCACAGACTACCGGACTGGTTCTGACCTCTgaaggatccgggatcggctggggcccatcacggcagagaccggtaccctgaggctgcacttgaactgtgagtaaaaagacctagaaccgcagcagctgactcagcctcttattgccgtcGCCGTCGCTCCGTGCTTCAGTGCCAACGGCCATTACAGtccttcatcatcctccccgggtcccactccacctgtggggagcagaaccatccttgctgcgacaccatcagccccggagtacATCACTCGCAGAGACGGCTAATccatggccgcgtaccacaggtggcgtcacgagacaaacttccattccatcatcctccccttttattttacacctcggggccacgaagctgggcagggccacccatgacatccccagacatgacatcaccggcccggagACGAGTacgtttaacccctgccccgtgggtgctacataagcAATGAATTACTGTCTATGTTGTGATCAATATATAGTATATGCAAAACTtttggcagtcagttttctttTATTGAATGACCATAcctatattcaaaagcattttggttaCAATTAAGGTGTTATATGATGATAACTTCAAGCACTTTTAATTCATCACAGGAAAATGGCATCATAATAACCAGACACAAGTACTAACACTTTAAAAAAATGCTAAACTTTTAGTCGCTACTGTATGCACCCATTGTTGTAATTATGGTCTCCTAAACAATAGTGATCTTGATAAaatgttttttcattatttatcaGTATATTACGTTTGGATATACCAGCATCTCTTTTTTTCTATATACATTTATATGGATTTTGAATTTGAGAAGCTGATACTATTTCTGTATTATTTTCAGTTCTGATGAAGGCCAGATAGGCTGAAACGTTATATATATGGAATGGATTGACATTTTGAAAGAAAATCCTTGTTACTTTTCTCCTTCAATTTGTGGAGTGTTAAGTTCTTACAAATATATGTAATCTTTTAATATGTAGAGACCTGGTATCTACcagtatatacagtggcatgtaaacgtttagacaaaaatgactgttattgtgaacagttaagtaagTTGAAGATATAATAATCTCTAAAATGTATAAAGTCaaagatgacacattccctttatattttaagcaaaaaaactaaaaatattttcatcttttacatttgaaaaatgggccgatgcaaatgtttgggcacccttggagatttgtgtgcccaGATATCTTTGACcatggtttcagaccttaattagcccattagagttaaggccgctttacacgctgcgatatcgttaccgatatcgctagcgtgcgttcccgcccccatcggttgtgcgacacgggcaaatcgctgcccgtggtgcacaacattgcccggacccgtcatgcctacttacctgcctagagacgtcgctgtgaccggcgaaccacctcttttctaaggggacggtttgtttggcgtcacagcaacatcactaagcggccgcccaatcaaagcagaggggaggagatgagcgggacgaacatcctgcccacctccttcctgcctcattgctggcgggacgcaggtaaggtgaggttcctcgttcctgcggtgtcacacggagcgatgtgtgctgctgcaggaacaacgaactacatcgttaccgcagcagcaacgataattgagaagggacccccatgtcaccgatgagcgattttgaacgtttttgcgacgattcaaaattactcataggtttcacatgcaatgacatcgctaacgcggccggatgtgcgtcaccaattccgtgaccccaacgacattgcattagcgatatcgtagcgtgtaaagcggcctttatggcttgttcactattatcgttaggaaaggccaggtaatgtcagtttcacagctttataaaaactcagTCTCCTCTAACTTTGGGCCCAaaaactaggtactaaccatgcacagTGCCCAATCTTTTGCAGTGCTCCATTTTCCTTTTTGCAGTTTTTCAAATgtaaaaaatgacattttttgcctaaaataaaaaGGAAGTGTTTTTAGCCTTTTAAagatcattttatcttcaacttTCTTAAAATGAatgtgttagcaggtttttgctatataagctgaggACCTCATGATGtagaggttaaaaaacaaaaagcaactgtgcttctatTATCTGTGTGTGCGCTATTGTTTACTTAACCTAATGGCTTTagtaccctgtgattaacattgcaggacaAGAAATGCATATGTAGGGAAGTCCGACACGCCCCCCGTTGTGATTGACACCTCATAGTcaatctattgagagcctggtgtgggcaggacagctctctcagctcagctacatgcttaaaactcaaatCTTTGACTAtgtgagaacggctgcacccagtaatctctgtgatacactgttggattcagtaTCTCTATGCCTACATTATCTTGCTGTAAGatatggtagcaaaaacctggtgacagattccctttgttcataataacagtaattttgacggggggtgcccaaacttttagaaGCCACTGTAGTCACAATATGGTGGTAATTGGGGTCTTGGACTCTGCATAGTGATTTCATTTCAGTCACAGCATAGTCATCTGCTGTGATTAGGATGTGTCACCATAGTCATATACATATTTacctggttacctggttaggggcccactcagatataGTGTGTCCCCCCCACCTCTGTTGAACCCTTAGTTACTGTACTTATCTACCTTGATGACAGCAGGTCCCAACTCTTGTCCTCCTTCTGCCTGTGAACCTTGACGCTTAGTTTGGAGGCTGGAATTCCTCTTACAGCATCCAGTACTTTTATCATTAGTGCACACTTAGAATAAGTTTCGTCTTGTGCACCATGTACCTTCCAATGAGAAAAAGAAATGTAAATTGCTGTGTGATTTATGGATACAAAAGCTTTATTAGaacttaaagaaaatctgtcaccaggctttttcttccccacctgagagcagcataatgcagggggcacccagattccagcgatgtgtcacttacgggGCTGCTTGATAAAATTGCAGTTTTAATTGGCTGCAGATCCAGCagctctctgaatgctgagctttgtataaccctgcccataccACCGATTG encodes the following:
- the TTR gene encoding transthyretin; the encoded protein is MLVSQKMTCFKLLAVLTAVLVFCDTVKWVHGAQDETYSKCALMIKVLDAVRGIPASKLSVKVHRQKEDKSWDLLSSRVTSEEGEIHDLVSEQDFVEGVYKLELATKRFWSKLGLSPFHEYVDVVFTANDAGHRHYTIAVLLTPYSFSTTAVVSEQVETHT